In a single window of the Deinococcus reticulitermitis genome:
- a CDS encoding DinB family protein, whose protein sequence is MAESSGAFGAAVGNLFRGGPANVSWERALEGLTAEDAQRRPEHLPHSVTQIVAHVQFWQASLLRSVGAEPVQMPPHAADGWPEPGDWETLKASFFRDAEALRACARDPGRAGQPDDRGLPLAVNLTNFAAHGVYHLGQVVSIRQALGLWPPPSGGDTW, encoded by the coding sequence ATGGCTGAATCCTCAGGCGCCTTCGGTGCGGCGGTCGGCAACCTCTTCCGGGGTGGCCCCGCCAACGTGTCCTGGGAGCGCGCGCTGGAAGGGTTGACTGCCGAGGACGCCCAGCGTAGACCTGAACACCTGCCCCACTCGGTCACGCAGATCGTCGCGCACGTCCAGTTTTGGCAAGCCTCCTTGCTGCGGAGCGTCGGCGCAGAGCCGGTCCAGATGCCGCCCCACGCGGCAGACGGCTGGCCCGAGCCGGGCGATTGGGAGACGCTGAAGGCCAGCTTTTTCCGGGATGCCGAGGCCCTGCGTGCCTGTGCCCGCGACCCCGGGCGGGCCGGGCAGCCGGATGACCGGGGGCTCCCACTCGCCGTCAATCTGACCAACTTCGCCGCGCACGGTGTGTATCACCTCGGTCAAGTCGTGTCCATCCGGCAAGCATTGGGGCTGTGGCCGCCGCCGAGTGGGGGAGACACGTGGTAG
- a CDS encoding 5-carboxymethyl-2-hydroxymuconate Delta-isomerase, which translates to MPHLVVEYTDNIPEPRMGELLRALNAVLLARGDTYPVGGIRARAVRLSEYAVADSTHPEDAFVHVTLKIGAGRSEAVKQATGDELFAVLTGHFTEEFARRPLALSQEIQEFSEAGTWKRNNIHARYKEG; encoded by the coding sequence ATGCCGCACCTCGTCGTCGAATACACCGACAACATCCCCGAGCCGCGCATGGGCGAGTTGCTGCGGGCGCTCAACGCGGTGCTGCTCGCACGCGGCGACACCTACCCGGTCGGCGGCATCCGCGCCCGCGCCGTGCGGCTGAGCGAGTACGCGGTGGCCGACAGCACCCATCCGGAAGACGCCTTCGTGCATGTCACCCTCAAGATCGGGGCCGGGCGCAGCGAGGCGGTGAAGCAGGCGACCGGAGACGAGCTGTTCGCGGTGCTCACCGGACATTTCACCGAGGAGTTCGCCCGGCGCCCGCTCGCGCTCTCGCAGGAGATCCAGGAGTTCAGCGAGGCGGGAACGTGGAAGCGCAACAACATCCACGCCCGCTACAAGGAGGGCTGA
- a CDS encoding superoxide dismutase family protein, translated as MKLQTKRLLTLGALALGVAVAGGAGAPMTMVPASTPLSATAALRDPAGQVLGTARFVQQGMGVQVTVEARGLTPGQHGMHVHEYGRCTPGVDEATNTIVPFGGAGGHFDPGMSKNHGDPQAPNLYGHGGDAPMLNVGADGVGRATFTTDKFSLTGMNGALNRSLVIHARPDDYKSDPAGMSGARERCGVITRENFNTRDYTLPGAQDFPEGVAYDARRGVIYTGSAVNGTIYAINAATGAVSKFQEGGALGRQAALGLKVDGQGRLWIAGGAQGTVSILTPDGMTLKVLETPKSPNPYVNDLTPAADGNVYVTDSTRPVIFRVDRDLNLTAWLNLAETPIKYGPGINLNGITATPDGRYLLAMQLNTGELWRIDLRTKAVRRVMTGLVNGDGLLLDGRTLYVARNKDQVVSKVSLTADYASGQLVAEEPLGGLRFPATLALVEGDLVVTQAQLNRNMAGIPPETPFKLTRFGKF; from the coding sequence ATGAAGCTGCAAACTAAAAGGCTCCTAACCCTGGGTGCCCTCGCGTTGGGGGTGGCCGTGGCGGGTGGAGCAGGCGCTCCCATGACGATGGTCCCGGCGAGCACGCCCCTGAGCGCGACGGCGGCGCTGCGTGACCCCGCCGGGCAGGTGCTGGGGACCGCCCGCTTCGTGCAGCAGGGCATGGGCGTGCAGGTCACCGTGGAGGCGCGGGGCCTGACGCCCGGCCAGCACGGCATGCACGTCCACGAGTACGGGCGCTGCACCCCCGGCGTGGACGAGGCGACGAACACCATCGTCCCCTTCGGTGGCGCGGGCGGGCACTTCGACCCCGGCATGAGCAAGAACCACGGCGACCCCCAGGCCCCCAACCTCTACGGGCACGGCGGCGACGCCCCGATGCTGAACGTGGGCGCGGACGGGGTGGGCCGGGCGACCTTCACCACCGACAAGTTCAGCCTGACGGGCATGAACGGGGCGCTGAACCGCAGCCTGGTCATCCACGCCCGCCCCGACGACTACAAGTCCGACCCGGCGGGGATGTCGGGTGCCCGCGAGCGCTGCGGCGTGATCACCCGCGAGAACTTCAATACCCGTGACTACACCTTGCCCGGTGCCCAGGACTTCCCCGAGGGCGTGGCCTACGACGCCCGCCGGGGCGTGATCTACACCGGCAGCGCGGTGAACGGCACGATCTACGCGATCAACGCGGCGACGGGCGCGGTGAGCAAGTTCCAGGAGGGCGGCGCTCTGGGGCGTCAGGCCGCGCTGGGGCTGAAGGTGGACGGGCAGGGCCGCCTGTGGATCGCGGGCGGAGCGCAGGGCACGGTAAGCATCCTGACGCCCGACGGCATGACGCTGAAGGTGTTGGAGACGCCGAAGTCGCCCAACCCCTACGTCAACGACCTCACGCCCGCCGCCGACGGCAACGTGTACGTGACCGACTCGACCCGTCCGGTGATCTTCCGGGTGGACCGCGACCTCAACCTGACGGCGTGGCTGAATCTGGCGGAGACGCCGATCAAGTACGGCCCCGGCATCAACCTCAACGGCATCACGGCGACCCCCGACGGGCGCTACCTCCTCGCCATGCAGCTCAACACCGGCGAGCTGTGGCGCATCGACCTGCGGACGAAGGCCGTGCGCCGGGTGATGACCGGCCTCGTGAACGGTGACGGCCTGCTGCTCGACGGGCGCACCCTGTATGTCGCCCGCAACAAGGACCAGGTCGTGAGCAAGGTCAGCCTCACGGCGGACTACGCTTCCGGCCAGCTCGTCGCGGAAGAACCCCTGGGCGGCCTGCGCTTCCCGGCGACGCTGGCGCTGGTGGAGGGTGACCTCGTCGTGACCCAGGCGCAACTCAACCGCAACATGGCGGGGATTCCGCCGGAGACCCCGTTCAAGCTGACGCGCTTCGGCAAGTTCTGA
- the hpaH gene encoding 2-oxo-hept-4-ene-1,7-dioate hydratase, giving the protein MLTAEQIQDAAARLHRAEETRTQMPQLSRQYPDITVEDAYQIQAAWVDHKRALGRKVYGHKIGLTSRAMQKSSNITEPDYGVLLDDMVFPEGSEIPAPRFIVPRVEVELAFLLERDLQGPNCTVFDVLSATSYVFPAIEIIDARIQQVDPETGATRKVFDTISDNAANAGIVLGGRTVRPFDVDLRWVGALLYKNGVIEETGVAAGVLNHPANGVAWLANRYAPHGRKLLAGQVILAGSFTRPVEAAAGDVFHADYGPLGGVAFRFGS; this is encoded by the coding sequence ATGCTCACCGCCGAACAGATTCAGGACGCCGCCGCGCGCCTGCACCGCGCCGAAGAGACGCGCACCCAGATGCCTCAGCTTTCGCGGCAGTACCCCGACATCACCGTCGAGGACGCCTACCAGATCCAGGCCGCTTGGGTAGACCACAAACGCGCGCTCGGGCGCAAGGTCTACGGTCACAAGATCGGCCTGACCTCGCGGGCGATGCAGAAGTCGAGCAACATCACCGAGCCCGACTACGGCGTGCTGCTCGACGACATGGTCTTTCCTGAAGGCAGCGAGATTCCGGCCCCCCGCTTCATCGTGCCGCGCGTGGAGGTCGAGCTCGCCTTCCTGCTCGAACGTGACCTCCAGGGACCGAATTGCACGGTGTTCGACGTGCTGAGCGCCACCTCCTACGTCTTTCCCGCCATCGAGATCATCGACGCGCGCATCCAACAGGTTGACCCCGAGACGGGCGCGACCCGCAAGGTCTTCGACACCATCAGCGACAACGCCGCCAACGCCGGCATCGTGCTGGGAGGCCGGACCGTGCGTCCCTTCGACGTGGACCTGCGCTGGGTGGGCGCCCTGCTCTACAAGAACGGCGTGATCGAGGAGACCGGCGTCGCGGCGGGCGTGCTCAACCACCCTGCCAACGGCGTCGCGTGGCTCGCCAACCGGTACGCCCCGCACGGGCGCAAGCTCCTCGCGGGGCAGGTGATTCTCGCCGGCTCCTTCACTCGCCCGGTCGAGGCGGCGGCGGGCGACGTGTTCCACGCCGACTACGGCCCGCTGGGGGGCGTAGCGTTCCGCTTCGGGAGCTGA
- a CDS encoding Gfo/Idh/MocA family protein, protein MTPPRPVRLAMVGGGLDAFIGAVHRHAARLDGRYDLVAGALSSTPEKSRASGAALGLSPERVYGSWQELVQGERHRPDGAEVLSIVTPNHLHYPVALAAVQARYHVICDKPLVHTLEQAQALADAAQRAGTVFAVTYNYSGYPLIRQAREMVQTGQLGELRKVVVEYHQGWLATEQHSKQAVWRTDPRLSGPAGVLGDLGTHAEQLMRFVTGLEIDELIAELTHFLPGRALDDDATALLRFRNGARGVLTVSQIEIGRENDLRLSVFGTQGSLHWRQEDPNRLLWDRLDAPQQVLTRGGPGLGQAAASVTRLPSGHPEAFIEAFATLYTAVADDILAREQGQVRPPDYPTVREGLEGVKFVDRALKSAASGRWVKF, encoded by the coding sequence ATGACTCCTCCGCGCCCCGTGCGGCTGGCGATGGTCGGTGGTGGCCTGGACGCTTTTATTGGCGCGGTTCACCGCCACGCCGCGCGGCTGGATGGCCGGTACGACCTGGTGGCCGGAGCCCTGTCCAGCACCCCCGAGAAGTCCCGGGCCTCGGGGGCGGCGCTGGGTTTATCGCCGGAACGCGTGTACGGCAGCTGGCAGGAGCTTGTGCAAGGCGAGCGGCACAGGCCAGACGGCGCGGAAGTGCTCAGCATCGTGACGCCGAATCACCTGCATTACCCGGTGGCGCTGGCTGCCGTGCAGGCCAGGTACCACGTGATCTGCGACAAGCCGCTCGTCCACACCCTGGAACAGGCCCAGGCCCTGGCGGACGCCGCGCAGCGGGCGGGGACGGTCTTTGCCGTGACGTACAACTACAGCGGTTACCCCCTGATCCGCCAGGCCCGCGAGATGGTCCAGACCGGTCAGCTGGGCGAGCTGCGCAAGGTGGTGGTGGAATACCATCAGGGCTGGCTGGCCACCGAGCAGCACTCCAAACAGGCCGTGTGGCGTACGGATCCTCGGCTCAGCGGCCCGGCAGGAGTCCTGGGCGACCTCGGCACGCACGCCGAACAGCTGATGCGGTTCGTAACCGGTCTGGAGATCGATGAACTGATCGCAGAACTCACCCACTTCCTGCCCGGGCGGGCGCTGGACGACGACGCCACTGCGCTGCTGCGTTTCCGGAATGGAGCCCGGGGGGTACTGACCGTCTCGCAGATCGAGATCGGGCGAGAAAACGACCTGCGCCTGAGTGTCTTCGGAACCCAGGGGAGCCTGCACTGGCGGCAGGAGGACCCCAACCGCCTGCTGTGGGACCGGCTGGACGCGCCGCAGCAGGTGCTGACGCGCGGCGGCCCAGGCCTGGGCCAGGCAGCGGCCTCGGTCACGCGCTTGCCGTCCGGTCATCCAGAGGCCTTCATCGAAGCCTTCGCTACCCTCTACACCGCGGTCGCCGACGACATCCTGGCCAGGGAACAGGGGCAAGTGCGGCCACCTGACTACCCGACGGTGAGGGAGGGTCTGGAAGGCGTGAAATTCGTAGACCGCGCCCTGAAGAGTGCCGCCAGTGGCCGCTGGGTGAAGTTCTGA
- a CDS encoding aspartate aminotransferase family protein gives MSNVFYRSSKPYPLAVRGAGVYLYDDSGRRYLDGASGALVANVGHGRVEVGERMAAQAARLPFVHGSQFSSDVLEEYAARLARFCGLPDSRFWAVSGGSEATESAIKLARQYHTERGEAGRFKVITRAPSYHGASLGSLAASGMGARRGLYMPLMREEAWPKLPKPDPQRSGAEDAEALRALIEREGPETVAAFMAEPVVGASEAALAPAPGYYERVREICDESGVLFIADEVMSGMGRCGAPLALGLWSGVRPDITVLGKGLAAGYAPLAGLLASPEVYSTVMEGSGAFLHGFTYAGHPVSVAAGLAVLDIVEGEGLVQAARERGTQLLEGLQELQSQFPHLLTVRGTGLMLGAVLGDPETGAAFPVPGLAARIGAEAMKLGLITYPGSGAEAGGRGDHLLLGPPLSVTAGEAAELLALLGEALAAEPVRT, from the coding sequence ATGTCCAACGTCTTTTACCGCTCTTCCAAACCTTACCCGCTGGCCGTGCGCGGCGCCGGGGTCTACCTCTACGACGACTCGGGCCGGCGCTACCTCGACGGCGCGTCGGGGGCGCTCGTCGCCAATGTCGGCCACGGGCGCGTGGAGGTGGGCGAGCGGATGGCGGCGCAGGCGGCCCGGCTGCCCTTCGTGCACGGCTCGCAGTTTTCCAGCGACGTGCTCGAAGAGTACGCCGCGCGCCTCGCCCGTTTTTGTGGCCTGCCGGACTCCCGCTTCTGGGCGGTGTCGGGTGGTTCGGAGGCCACAGAGAGCGCGATCAAGCTCGCCCGGCAGTACCACACCGAGCGCGGAGAGGCCGGGCGCTTCAAAGTGATCACCCGCGCCCCGAGCTACCACGGCGCTTCCCTGGGCAGCCTCGCCGCGAGCGGGATGGGTGCGCGGCGGGGCCTGTATATGCCGCTGATGCGCGAGGAAGCCTGGCCCAAGCTGCCCAAACCCGATCCACAGCGGAGCGGCGCCGAGGACGCGGAAGCCTTGCGGGCACTGATCGAGCGCGAAGGCCCGGAAACGGTCGCCGCCTTCATGGCCGAGCCGGTGGTGGGCGCGTCCGAAGCCGCGCTCGCTCCGGCTCCCGGCTACTACGAGCGGGTGCGCGAAATCTGCGACGAGTCCGGCGTTCTGTTCATCGCCGACGAGGTGATGTCGGGCATGGGCCGCTGCGGGGCGCCGCTCGCGCTGGGCCTCTGGAGCGGGGTGCGCCCCGATATCACGGTGCTCGGCAAGGGGCTGGCCGCCGGTTACGCGCCGCTCGCCGGGCTGCTCGCCTCGCCGGAGGTGTACAGCACGGTGATGGAGGGCTCCGGCGCCTTCCTGCACGGCTTTACCTACGCCGGGCATCCGGTCAGTGTGGCGGCGGGGCTGGCGGTCCTCGACATCGTGGAAGGCGAAGGATTGGTGCAGGCGGCGCGGGAGCGCGGTACGCAATTGCTTGAGGGCTTGCAGGAGTTGCAAAGCCAGTTCCCGCATCTCCTCACCGTGCGCGGCACGGGGCTGATGCTCGGGGCGGTGCTCGGCGACCCGGAGACGGGCGCGGCGTTCCCGGTGCCGGGACTCGCGGCCCGCATCGGCGCGGAGGCGATGAAGCTTGGTCTGATCACCTACCCCGGCAGCGGGGCCGAAGCTGGCGGACGCGGCGATCACCTGCTGCTCGGCCCGCCGCTGAGCGTGACCGCGGGGGAAGCTGCCGAACTGCTCGCTTTGCTGGGGGAGGCCCTGGCGGCTGAACCTGTACGAACCTAA
- a CDS encoding fumarylacetoacetate hydrolase family protein produces MKTANFIAHGRTLKGELRADGLLYDAAGESHRPDDVQFLLPLRPGKVIALALNYADHVAELGFKAPEEPVMFLKPNTSLLPHGGTVIYPRGAQYMHYEVELGVVIGRDARRVKARDAEAYVGGYTIANDLVVRDYVSNYYRPPMRAKGWDTFGPLGPYLVSADEVPDPYNLGLRAYVNGELRQEGSTRDMILKAPELIEFMSRFMTLEAGDVILTGTPKGVSHVHPGDVMRMEIDGLGALENPVALEDESAEPLVAQEGERK; encoded by the coding sequence ATGAAAACCGCCAACTTCATCGCCCACGGGCGCACCCTCAAGGGTGAACTGCGCGCCGACGGCCTGCTCTACGACGCGGCGGGCGAGAGCCACCGCCCGGACGACGTGCAGTTCCTGCTGCCCCTCAGGCCCGGCAAGGTGATCGCGCTCGCGCTGAACTACGCCGACCACGTCGCCGAACTCGGGTTCAAGGCGCCGGAAGAGCCGGTGATGTTCCTCAAGCCGAACACCAGCCTGCTCCCGCACGGGGGCACCGTGATCTATCCGCGCGGCGCCCAGTACATGCACTACGAGGTGGAACTCGGCGTCGTGATCGGGCGCGACGCCCGGCGCGTCAAGGCGAGGGACGCTGAAGCCTACGTCGGCGGCTACACCATCGCCAACGACCTCGTCGTGCGCGACTACGTGAGCAACTACTACCGCCCGCCGATGCGCGCCAAGGGCTGGGACACCTTCGGGCCGCTCGGACCCTACCTCGTGAGCGCCGACGAGGTGCCCGACCCCTACAATCTCGGGCTGCGGGCCTACGTCAACGGCGAACTGCGCCAGGAAGGCTCGACCCGCGACATGATCCTCAAGGCCCCCGAGCTGATCGAGTTCATGAGCCGTTTCATGACCCTGGAAGCCGGCGACGTGATCCTGACCGGCACGCCGAAAGGCGTCTCGCACGTCCACCCCGGCGACGTGATGAGGATGGAGATCGACGGCCTCGGCGCCCTCGAAAACCCGGTGGCCCTCGAGGACGAGAGTGCCGAGCCCCTGGTCGCGCAGGAGGGCGAACGCAAATAA
- a CDS encoding GGDEF domain-containing protein, with protein sequence MAHPAPTPLQSRLHRLRKQVVLASNGAFLLYSLLTALVEPELRRALLGLDWGELLSGDLRSHAPRFWGMAVALFGLITVLIWPRRVRELFLVYVLALLAVALIETRRMLLSELMPFHLTLWLTASVPTFFLIYGTRRGLWLSTLIFGVLVFTLLFTAWPLPGPLRGDVAADWITVFIVMVVSGLSSALLMGLIENNMMINERTIEELRRARIDVVTGVYSRAVIEEELEAAWQECAAQGRALSVVMCDIDHFKRVNDVHGHRVGDEVLHAFAQCLSLSLSRQGLRSSAKVGRWGGEEFLILLPDHTEAQARTVAETLRRAVVDYPLAGLMVTASFGVSCSLGLEERAEQATRPRQLFEEADLALYSAKRAGRNAVH encoded by the coding sequence TTGGCTCACCCTGCGCCCACGCCCCTACAGTCGCGCCTGCACCGCCTGCGCAAACAGGTGGTTCTGGCTTCCAACGGAGCCTTCCTGCTTTACAGCCTCCTGACAGCGCTGGTGGAGCCTGAGCTGCGCCGCGCTCTGCTGGGTCTCGACTGGGGGGAGCTGCTCTCGGGCGACCTGAGGAGCCACGCGCCCCGCTTCTGGGGGATGGCGGTGGCCCTGTTCGGACTGATCACGGTCCTGATCTGGCCGCGCCGGGTGCGGGAACTGTTCCTGGTCTATGTGCTGGCGCTCCTGGCCGTCGCCCTGATCGAAACGCGCCGCATGCTCCTGAGCGAGCTCATGCCGTTTCATCTCACGCTGTGGCTCACCGCGAGCGTGCCGACTTTCTTCCTGATCTACGGAACGCGGCGTGGGCTTTGGCTGAGCACCCTTATCTTCGGAGTGCTGGTGTTCACCCTGCTCTTTACCGCGTGGCCGCTGCCGGGGCCACTGCGAGGCGACGTGGCCGCCGACTGGATCACGGTCTTTATCGTGATGGTGGTCAGCGGCCTGAGCAGCGCCCTGCTGATGGGGCTGATCGAGAACAACATGATGATCAATGAACGGACCATCGAGGAACTGCGCCGCGCCCGCATCGACGTGGTGACCGGGGTCTACAGCCGGGCGGTGATCGAAGAAGAGCTCGAAGCCGCCTGGCAGGAGTGCGCCGCGCAGGGCCGGGCCCTGAGCGTGGTGATGTGCGACATCGACCATTTCAAGCGGGTCAACGATGTGCATGGCCACCGGGTAGGCGACGAGGTGCTGCACGCTTTCGCGCAGTGCCTGAGCCTGAGCCTGAGCCGGCAGGGCCTGAGAAGTTCGGCCAAGGTGGGGCGCTGGGGGGGTGAGGAATTCCTGATCCTGCTGCCCGACCACACCGAGGCGCAGGCCCGCACGGTTGCCGAGACCCTGCGCCGGGCGGTGGTCGACTATCCCCTCGCGGGCCTGATGGTCACGGCCAGCTTCGGGGTATCGTGTTCGCTCGGCCTCGAAGAGCGTGCCGAGCAGGCCACCCGCCCCCGGCAGCTTTTCGAGGAAGCCGACCTCGCCCTCTATTCGGCCAAACGGGCGGGGCGCAACGCGGTGCACTGA
- a CDS encoding PQQ-dependent sugar dehydrogenase, producing MHKPMLAALTVALGALGAALAQGSASPTGPGQTAAPTPRPLPAPEPPATVTATRNEPRALGFTPDKLARLKVPAGFQIKVMATNLGNARMMHVMPDGGIYLTRRAQGDIWYLKDVNKDGLFDAGERRMVAQNLKLVHGLDVRQNKLYAVGEKTIWVMDMSRDGGLSVPRVFADGFPDAGQHPARGLKWGPDGFLYASFGSTNNDAPTQNPEEATMLRIRPDGQWREVYARGLRHTIGFGWHPVTGTFYGMDQGSDWHGDNIPPEELNVIQRGRNYGWPFCYGDRNPDPYTNSSQIPGKITKAEYCGLTQGSLLNYTAHSAAIAMNFYTGSQFPAEYRNDAFVAFRGSWNRNEPSGYEIARVNFDAANRPTAIEPFITGFVYEEGGEWKQFGRVAGVATYTDGSLLFTDDQSGVIYRVLYTGGQ from the coding sequence ATGCACAAGCCCATGCTCGCGGCCCTGACGGTCGCGCTCGGTGCCCTGGGCGCCGCGCTCGCCCAGGGCTCGGCCTCGCCCACCGGCCCCGGCCAGACCGCCGCCCCCACCCCCCGCCCGCTGCCTGCCCCCGAGCCGCCCGCCACCGTGACGGCCACCCGCAACGAACCCCGCGCCCTGGGCTTCACGCCCGACAAGCTCGCCCGGCTGAAGGTCCCGGCGGGCTTCCAGATCAAGGTGATGGCGACGAACCTTGGCAACGCGCGGATGATGCACGTGATGCCCGACGGCGGCATCTACCTCACCCGACGGGCGCAGGGTGACATCTGGTACCTGAAAGACGTGAACAAGGACGGCCTCTTCGACGCCGGCGAGCGCCGCATGGTGGCGCAGAACCTCAAGCTGGTGCACGGGCTGGATGTCCGCCAGAACAAGCTCTACGCCGTCGGCGAGAAGACCATCTGGGTGATGGACATGAGCCGCGACGGCGGCCTCAGCGTGCCGCGCGTCTTCGCCGACGGCTTCCCCGACGCCGGGCAGCACCCCGCCCGGGGCCTGAAGTGGGGGCCGGACGGCTTCCTGTACGCTTCCTTCGGCTCGACCAATAACGACGCCCCCACCCAGAACCCGGAAGAGGCGACCATGCTGCGCATCCGCCCCGACGGGCAGTGGCGCGAGGTGTACGCGCGGGGCCTGCGCCATACCATCGGCTTCGGCTGGCACCCGGTCACGGGGACCTTTTACGGCATGGACCAGGGCAGCGACTGGCACGGCGACAACATCCCGCCCGAGGAACTGAACGTCATCCAGAGGGGGCGCAACTACGGCTGGCCCTTCTGCTACGGCGACCGCAACCCCGACCCCTACACCAACTCCAGCCAGATTCCCGGCAAGATCACCAAGGCCGAGTACTGCGGCCTGACCCAGGGCAGCCTGCTGAACTACACGGCGCACTCGGCGGCCATCGCGATGAACTTCTACACCGGCAGCCAGTTTCCCGCCGAGTACCGCAACGACGCTTTCGTCGCCTTCCGGGGCTCGTGGAACCGCAATGAACCCAGCGGCTACGAGATCGCCCGGGTGAACTTCGACGCGGCCAACCGGCCCACCGCCATCGAACCCTTCATCACCGGCTTCGTGTACGAGGAAGGCGGCGAGTGGAAGCAGTTCGGGCGCGTGGCGGGCGTGGCGACCTACACCGACGGCAGCCTGCTGTTTACTGACGACCAGAGCGGCGTGATCTACCGCGTGCTGTACACCGGAGGCCAGTGA
- a CDS encoding sugar phosphate isomerase/epimerase family protein, translated as MTRPVTLFTGQWADLPLEELAPLARTMGYDGLELACWGDHFSVQRALREDSYTGAVRELLSRHGLKIYAIGNHLVGQAVCDPIDERHRSILPAHVWGDGHPEGVRQRAAQELMDTARAARKLGVDTVTGFTGSSVWHSIYAFPPTDQAYWERGFQDFARRFQPILDVFGHEGVNFALEVHPTEIAFDLATAGRALDAVDRHPRFGFNYDPSHLAYQGVDYIRFLRSFPERIYHVHMKDVWWGHGNGEVGVFGGHTDFGDPRRYWDFRSVGRGDIRFEDIIVALNDIGYQGPLSVEWEDSRMDRVYGATESAQTVRTLDFPRSQVVFDAAFSRKDRA; from the coding sequence ATGACCAGACCTGTTACCCTCTTTACCGGCCAGTGGGCCGACCTGCCCCTTGAGGAATTGGCGCCGCTGGCCAGAACCATGGGCTATGACGGCCTGGAACTCGCCTGCTGGGGCGATCACTTCAGTGTGCAGCGTGCCCTGAGAGAGGACAGCTATACCGGCGCGGTGCGCGAACTGCTGTCACGGCACGGCCTGAAGATCTACGCCATCGGCAATCATCTGGTCGGTCAGGCGGTTTGCGATCCGATCGACGAGCGGCACCGCAGCATCCTCCCGGCGCACGTCTGGGGCGACGGCCACCCGGAAGGCGTCCGTCAGCGGGCCGCGCAGGAGCTGATGGACACCGCGCGCGCGGCCCGCAAGCTGGGCGTGGATACGGTCACCGGGTTTACCGGCTCCAGTGTGTGGCACAGCATCTATGCCTTCCCACCCACCGACCAGGCGTATTGGGAACGCGGTTTTCAGGATTTCGCCCGGCGTTTTCAGCCCATCCTGGACGTGTTCGGCCATGAGGGCGTGAACTTTGCGCTGGAGGTTCATCCGACCGAGATCGCCTTCGACCTCGCGACCGCCGGGCGTGCGCTGGACGCTGTGGACCGGCACCCACGGTTCGGCTTTAACTACGATCCCAGTCACCTGGCGTATCAGGGCGTGGATTACATCCGGTTCCTCAGAAGTTTTCCTGAGCGCATCTATCACGTTCATATGAAAGACGTGTGGTGGGGGCACGGAAACGGTGAGGTGGGCGTGTTCGGCGGTCATACCGACTTCGGCGACCCCCGGCGGTACTGGGACTTCCGTTCGGTGGGACGCGGTGACATCCGCTTTGAGGACATCATCGTGGCCCTGAATGACATCGGTTACCAGGGTCCGCTGAGTGTGGAATGGGAAGACAGCCGCATGGACCGCGTGTACGGGGCCACGGAAAGCGCCCAGACCGTCCGGACCCTCGATTTCCCACGTTCTCAGGTCGTCTTCGACGCCGCGTTCAGCCGCAAGGACCGCGCATGA